The following coding sequences are from one Roseburia hominis A2-183 window:
- a CDS encoding recombinase family protein, with amino-acid sequence MNNRIDAIYARQSVDKKDSISIESQIEFCKYELKGGNCKEYTDKGYSGKNTDRPKFQELVRDIKRGLIAKVVVYKLDRISRSILDFANMMELFQQYNVEFVSSTEKFDTSTPMGRAMLNICIVFAQLERETIQKRVTDAYYSRSQRGFKMGGKAPYGFHTEPIKMDGINTKKLVVNPEEAANIRLMFEMYAQPTTSYGDITRYFAEQGILFHGKELIRPTLAQMLRNPVYVQADLDVYEFFKSQGTVIVNDVADFTGMNGCYLYQGRDVKASKKNDLKDQMLVLAPHEGIVPSDTWLTCRKKLMNNMKIQSARKATHTWLAGKIKCGNCGYALMSIYNPSGKQYLRCTKRLDNKSCPGCGKIITSELEAVVYQQMVKKLASYKTLTGKKKAAKANPKITALQVELAHVDSEIEKLVDSLTGANNVLFSYVNVKIAELDGRKQELLARIAELTVEAISPEQVSQISGYLDTWENVSFDDKRRVVDLMITTIAATSDSLNITWKI; translated from the coding sequence AAAAAGGACAGCATTTCCATTGAAAGCCAGATTGAATTTTGCAAATACGAGTTGAAAGGCGGTAACTGCAAGGAATACACAGACAAAGGGTACAGCGGCAAGAACACAGACCGTCCGAAGTTTCAAGAACTGGTGCGGGACATCAAGCGGGGCTTGATTGCAAAGGTCGTGGTTTACAAGCTCGACCGTATCAGCCGTTCCATTCTGGACTTTGCCAACATGATGGAGCTGTTCCAGCAGTACAATGTGGAGTTTGTGTCCTCTACGGAAAAGTTTGATACCTCCACGCCGATGGGACGGGCCATGCTGAATATCTGTATCGTGTTCGCCCAGCTTGAACGGGAAACGATACAGAAGCGGGTAACGGACGCTTACTACTCCCGCAGTCAGCGGGGCTTTAAGATGGGCGGGAAAGCCCCTTACGGCTTCCATACGGAGCCTATCAAGATGGACGGTATCAACACAAAGAAGCTGGTGGTAAACCCGGAGGAAGCGGCCAATATCCGGCTGATGTTTGAGATGTACGCCCAGCCCACAACTTCCTACGGGGACATTACCCGGTACTTTGCCGAACAGGGGATTTTGTTCCATGGCAAAGAGCTGATACGCCCCACGCTGGCGCAGATGTTACGCAATCCTGTCTATGTGCAGGCAGACCTTGATGTGTACGAATTTTTCAAAAGTCAAGGTACAGTCATTGTCAATGACGTTGCCGATTTTACGGGCATGAACGGCTGCTATCTGTATCAAGGGCGAGATGTAAAGGCCAGCAAGAAAAACGACTTAAAAGACCAAATGCTGGTACTGGCTCCCCATGAGGGTATCGTCCCCTCCGACACCTGGCTGACCTGCCGCAAGAAGCTGATGAACAACATGAAAATCCAGTCTGCCCGGAAAGCCACCCACACATGGCTGGCAGGAAAAATCAAGTGCGGGAATTGCGGGTATGCTCTTATGAGTATCTACAATCCCTCCGGCAAACAGTATCTCCGCTGCACGAAACGGCTGGACAATAAAAGCTGTCCTGGCTGTGGGAAAATCATCACTTCGGAACTGGAAGCGGTTGTTTATCAGCAGATGGTAAAGAAGCTGGCAAGCTACAAGACGCTGACAGGAAAAAAGAAAGCGGCAAAGGCAAACCCGAAAATCACCGCCCTGCAAGTGGAACTTGCCCATGTAGACAGCGAGATTGAAAAGCTGGTGGACAGTCTGACGGGGGCAAACAATGTCCTGTTCTCCTATGTGAATGTGAAGATAGCGGAACTGGACGGGCGCAAGCAGGAACTTCTGGCAAGGATAGCGGAGTTGACTGTGGAGGCCATCAGCCCGGAACAGGTCAGCCAGATTTCCGGCTACCTCGATACCTGGGAGAATGTATCTTTTGATGACAAGCGGCGTGTGGTGGATTTGATGATCACCACCATAGCCGCCACAAGCGACAGCTTGAACATCACATGGAAAATCTGA
- a CDS encoding RrF2 family transcriptional regulator: MKISTKGRYGIRALIDLAVNSTNGHVSLVNIANRNQISVHYLEHVFSSLKRGGIVKSVKGAQGGYVLADKPENITVAQMILALEGSYSIEPESVNEDALCETVSKVMDTLLWDRVNEETKRILESITLADLVNEFVREYETEQNMYYI, from the coding sequence ATGAAGATTTCCACGAAAGGACGCTATGGGATCCGTGCGCTGATTGATCTGGCGGTGAATTCCACCAATGGTCATGTGTCGCTGGTAAATATTGCAAACAGGAATCAGATTTCTGTGCACTATCTGGAGCATGTGTTTTCCAGCTTAAAGCGCGGTGGTATTGTTAAGAGCGTCAAAGGCGCGCAGGGCGGCTACGTCCTTGCGGATAAGCCGGAAAATATTACGGTTGCACAGATGATCCTCGCGCTGGAGGGCAGCTACAGTATCGAGCCGGAATCGGTGAACGAGGATGCACTCTGCGAGACGGTGTCAAAGGTGATGGACACGCTGTTGTGGGATCGCGTGAACGAGGAGACGAAGCGGATCTTAGAGAGCATTACGCTGGCGGATCTGGTGAATGAATTTGTGCGTGAGTACGAGACCGAGCAGAATATGTATTATATCTAA
- a CDS encoding UDP-N-acetylmuramoyl-L-alanyl-D-glutamate--2,6-diaminopimelate ligase, with amino-acid sequence MKLSELCSEFKYECLSGSMDVDVRDVIYDSRKITEGTVFVCMVGAVTDGHKYIPDAVKKGASAIVVERADEAQQIPDQITVIQVESARRALAYMSAALFGHPDRKLVTIGITGTKGKTTTTYMIKSVLEMAGKKVGLIGTIGAMIGDEHIPSKNTTPESYELHRMFAAMVEAGCEYVVMEVSSQGLKLDRTAGILFDYGVFTNLSPDHIGPAEHESFEEYLYCKSLLFRQCRVGIVNADDPHWEEILKGHTCQVRTFSAEGNDVKDQVVDLFASDIGYINEGGRLGMHFTVSGCMDCKVKVHIPGRFSVYNAMVTMLVCNLVGIPDRAVLDGLEKVQVKGRVEILPVSKDYSMIIDYAHNEVSTRSVLTTLLEYHPKRLICVYGGGGNRSKLRRYDMGEVTGELADLCVLTCDNPRDEEIRDINADIKVGLAKSNGKYIEIDDRKEAIAYCMTHAKPGDMIVLLGKGHEDYQEIKGVKYHFDEREAVAEILDEIKSGERTVEA; translated from the coding sequence ATGAAGTTAAGTGAACTTTGCAGTGAATTCAAATACGAGTGTCTCTCGGGAAGCATGGATGTCGATGTGCGGGATGTCATCTATGATTCCCGGAAGATTACAGAGGGAACGGTGTTTGTCTGCATGGTGGGAGCTGTGACGGACGGACATAAATACATCCCGGATGCGGTGAAAAAGGGTGCGTCGGCGATCGTTGTCGAGCGTGCCGATGAGGCGCAGCAGATTCCGGATCAAATCACGGTCATTCAAGTGGAATCAGCCAGACGTGCGCTTGCCTACATGTCGGCGGCGTTGTTCGGACATCCGGACCGTAAGCTGGTCACGATCGGCATTACAGGTACAAAAGGAAAGACGACGACGACTTACATGATCAAGAGCGTGCTTGAGATGGCGGGGAAGAAGGTCGGACTGATCGGAACGATCGGCGCGATGATCGGTGATGAGCACATCCCATCGAAAAATACGACGCCGGAGTCCTATGAACTTCACCGGATGTTTGCGGCTATGGTGGAAGCCGGATGCGAGTATGTGGTTATGGAGGTGTCCTCGCAGGGATTGAAACTGGACCGCACGGCGGGCATCTTGTTTGATTACGGCGTATTTACCAACCTTTCCCCGGATCACATCGGACCGGCGGAGCATGAGTCGTTCGAGGAGTATCTGTACTGCAAGAGTCTTCTGTTCCGGCAGTGCCGTGTCGGCATCGTCAATGCGGATGATCCTCACTGGGAGGAGATTTTAAAGGGACACACCTGTCAGGTGCGCACATTTTCCGCAGAGGGAAATGATGTGAAAGACCAGGTGGTGGATCTGTTTGCGTCGGACATCGGTTATATCAACGAGGGCGGCAGACTCGGCATGCATTTTACCGTGAGCGGCTGCATGGACTGCAAGGTAAAAGTGCATATTCCGGGCAGGTTTTCTGTGTACAATGCGATGGTGACGATGCTGGTGTGCAACCTTGTCGGTATTCCGGACCGGGCAGTGCTCGACGGACTTGAGAAGGTTCAGGTCAAAGGGCGTGTGGAGATCCTTCCGGTTTCGAAGGATTATTCGATGATTATCGATTATGCGCACAATGAGGTGAGCACGAGAAGCGTTTTGACGACACTCTTAGAGTACCATCCGAAGCGCCTGATCTGTGTCTATGGAGGCGGTGGCAACCGCTCCAAGTTAAGACGCTACGATATGGGCGAGGTGACCGGAGAACTTGCAGATCTGTGCGTTCTGACCTGCGATAATCCGCGCGATGAGGAAATCCGCGACATCAATGCCGACATCAAGGTCGGTCTGGCAAAAAGCAACGGAAAATACATCGAGATTGACGACCGCAAGGAGGCGATCGCCTACTGCATGACGCATGCAAAGCCGGGGGATATGATCGTGCTGCTCGGCAAGGGGCATGAGGATTATCAGGAGATCAAGGGTGTAAAATATCATTTTGACGAGCGCGAAGCCGTAGCGGAAATCCTGGACGAGATCAAGTCGGGAGAGCGCACGGTCGAAGCGTAG
- the dapF gene encoding diaminopimelate epimerase has translation MRFTKMQAFGNDYVYIDAIHQELKNLPELARFVSDRHFAIGSDGMVLICPSEKGDFRMRMFNPDGTEGEMCGNALRSVGKYVYDHRLTDKTDLVIETLGGMQHLTLTVTDGLVSNIRADIGEPRLVTAVIPVVTELPEFVEQPVQVLDRTFHITAVSWGNPHCAMYVDSVADLDVEGYGKTIEHMTSIFPNKTNVTFVEFVRKDYIKIREWERGTGETIGCGTGCATAVVAGVLTGRTDRKVTVEQIGGPLFIEWDEKTNHLFMTGPSHTVFESEIDASHIIG, from the coding sequence ATGCGATTTACAAAGATGCAGGCATTTGGCAATGACTATGTGTATATTGATGCGATTCATCAGGAATTAAAGAATCTGCCGGAGTTGGCGCGGTTTGTCAGTGACCGTCATTTTGCAATCGGTTCGGACGGAATGGTACTGATCTGTCCGTCCGAGAAAGGGGACTTCCGTATGCGGATGTTCAACCCGGATGGCACGGAGGGGGAAATGTGCGGCAACGCTCTGCGCAGCGTCGGAAAATATGTATACGATCACAGGTTGACGGACAAGACAGATCTTGTGATCGAGACACTTGGCGGAATGCAGCATCTGACCCTCACCGTGACCGACGGGCTGGTATCGAATATCCGCGCGGACATCGGTGAGCCGAGACTGGTCACTGCAGTGATTCCGGTAGTCACGGAGCTGCCCGAGTTCGTGGAGCAGCCGGTGCAGGTGCTTGACCGGACATTCCATATCACGGCGGTATCCTGGGGAAATCCGCACTGTGCTATGTATGTGGATTCTGTGGCAGATCTGGATGTGGAAGGCTATGGAAAGACGATTGAACATATGACATCCATTTTTCCGAATAAGACGAACGTGACGTTCGTGGAATTTGTGCGGAAGGATTATATTAAGATCCGCGAGTGGGAGAGAGGAACCGGCGAGACGATCGGATGCGGGACAGGCTGTGCGACGGCGGTTGTGGCAGGCGTCCTCACCGGACGGACAGACCGGAAAGTGACGGTCGAGCAGATCGGCGGACCGCTTTTCATCGAGTGGGATGAGAAGACGAATCATCTGTTCATGACGGGACCTTCCCACACGGTATTCGAGTCGGAAATCGACGCGTCACACATCATCGGATAA
- a CDS encoding trans-sulfuration enzyme family protein: MKNFSNYTDFDTKENLHFESKAVHGALGTEPLTGAVSMPIFQAATFRHPELGESTGFAYSRLENPTRQELERTMAILEGGIKGFAFSSGQAANMAVFSLLNPGEHVILSDDIYGGTFRIIGDVFGKYGIEHTYVDMSDLDEVKAAIRPNTKMFFIETPTNPMMKVADIHAVSEIAKSVNALTVVDNTFLTPYFQKPLTLGADIVTHSSTKYLGGHNDTISGIVVIKDNEEIADQIHIHMKSHGSQLAPLDSWLVLRGIKTLAVRMDRHNENAMKVAEWLRTQPKVKKVYYVGFADHKDYEVTRKQTTGFGGMISFTVDSFETVKKILKGVDMIMFAESLGGTETLITYPTTQTHEDTPADIKEKLGITDCFLRMSVGIENVEDIIADLDRAMNG, encoded by the coding sequence ATGAAAAATTTCAGTAATTATACCGATTTTGATACAAAGGAAAATCTGCACTTTGAGTCCAAGGCCGTGCACGGCGCGCTGGGAACGGAACCGCTCACCGGAGCAGTCAGCATGCCGATCTTCCAGGCAGCGACATTCCGCCATCCGGAGCTTGGCGAGTCGACCGGCTTTGCATATAGCCGTCTCGAGAATCCGACCAGACAGGAATTAGAGCGCACGATGGCAATTCTTGAGGGCGGAATCAAGGGATTCGCATTTTCCAGCGGACAGGCGGCAAACATGGCTGTCTTTTCCCTGTTGAATCCGGGCGAGCACGTCATTTTATCGGATGATATTTATGGCGGAACCTTCCGCATTATTGGGGACGTTTTTGGAAAATACGGTATTGAGCATACCTATGTAGACATGTCGGATCTGGATGAGGTGAAGGCGGCGATCCGGCCGAATACGAAGATGTTTTTCATTGAGACACCGACGAACCCGATGATGAAGGTGGCGGACATCCACGCAGTCTCTGAGATCGCAAAGAGCGTGAATGCACTCACGGTGGTGGATAACACGTTTCTGACTCCGTATTTCCAGAAGCCGCTCACGCTTGGCGCGGATATTGTCACACACAGCTCCACAAAATATCTGGGAGGACACAACGACACCATCTCTGGCATTGTGGTAATAAAAGACAACGAGGAGATCGCCGATCAGATCCATATTCATATGAAGTCCCACGGAAGTCAGCTCGCGCCGCTGGACAGCTGGCTGGTGCTGCGCGGAATCAAGACGCTGGCAGTCCGCATGGATCGTCACAATGAAAATGCGATGAAGGTTGCCGAGTGGCTCCGCACACAGCCGAAGGTGAAAAAAGTCTACTATGTCGGCTTTGCGGATCACAAGGATTATGAGGTGACGAGAAAGCAGACCACGGGATTCGGCGGTATGATTTCCTTCACCGTGGATAGTTTTGAGACAGTGAAGAAGATCTTAAAGGGCGTAGACATGATTATGTTCGCGGAGAGTCTCGGCGGAACGGAGACTCTCATCACATATCCGACGACACAGACACATGAGGACACGCCGGCAGACATCAAGGAGAAGCTCGGTATCACCGACTGCTTCCTTCGCATGTCAGTGGGAATTGAGAACGTAGAGGATATCATTGCCGATCTGGATCGCGCAATGAACGGCTGA
- a CDS encoding AraC family transcriptional regulator produces MPEYKKVGYLTTSFKMFHLKDTSRREFHYHYHDFHKILILLGGDVTYCIEGRTYQLAPGDIVLVNAGEVHKPEIHSDLPYERIILYVSPDFLTEYAGEDCDLSFCFKQAYREQAHILRLQDSKGGRLGASIRALDASLNDDDYAAALHHRLLFLEFMIQLNRAALHHHIEFVGDSASNEKILSILTYLNAHLTEDLSIDDLASRFYLSRSYLMHTFKAQTGYTIGGYLLTKRLFLAKELIAAGTPITEVCYSCGFQNYSTFSRAYKKSFGESPRDYRQSL; encoded by the coding sequence ATGCCGGAATACAAAAAGGTCGGATACTTAACCACCAGCTTTAAGATGTTTCATTTAAAAGATACTTCCCGCCGGGAGTTTCACTACCACTATCACGATTTTCACAAGATCCTGATTCTTCTCGGCGGTGACGTGACCTACTGTATTGAGGGGCGCACCTACCAGCTTGCCCCGGGCGATATTGTCCTGGTCAATGCCGGGGAAGTGCACAAACCCGAGATCCACTCGGATCTTCCCTACGAGCGCATCATTTTATATGTCTCCCCGGATTTTCTTACGGAGTACGCCGGGGAAGACTGCGATCTCTCCTTCTGCTTTAAGCAGGCGTACCGCGAGCAGGCACACATCCTCCGTCTGCAGGATTCCAAGGGCGGCAGGCTCGGCGCCTCCATCCGCGCGCTGGACGCCTCCTTAAACGACGACGACTATGCGGCGGCGCTGCACCACCGGCTTTTATTCCTGGAATTTATGATTCAGCTCAACCGCGCCGCCCTGCACCACCACATTGAATTCGTGGGAGACTCCGCTTCCAACGAGAAGATTCTCTCGATTCTCACCTATCTAAACGCTCATCTGACCGAGGATCTCTCGATCGATGACCTGGCCTCCCGCTTTTACTTAAGCCGCTCCTACCTGATGCACACGTTCAAGGCGCAGACCGGCTACACCATCGGCGGCTATCTGCTCACCAAGCGGCTGTTTCTCGCCAAAGAGCTGATCGCCGCCGGCACGCCGATCACGGAAGTATGCTATTCCTGCGGCTTTCAGAATTACTCGACCTTCTCGAGAGCATACAAAAAAAGCTTTGGGGAATCCCCGAGGGATTACCGCCAAAGCCTTTAA
- a CDS encoding putative manganese-dependent inorganic diphosphatase: protein MSTESKKVWVVGHKNPDTDSICAAISYAYLKNQSGDKKTYVAKRAGAVNEETRYVLERFGVEEPPLVTYAGAQIKDINIRKTAGVSNQISLKRAWELMKKLEVVTLPVTNQFGKLEGVIVTKDIATSYMDVLDNCVLSKARTQYKTIAETIDGEVYAGNEHAHFVRGKVVIATSNPEYMADYIEDDDLVILGDREEAQMQAIRSNASCIIIGGGLEVAEEVKKLAEKRDCVIITTPFDTFSVARLINQSMPIKQYMTRRELVTFDIDDYVDDVKDVMSRVRHRDFPVLGSNGNYVGMISRRNLMNMQKKQIILVDHNEKSQAVDGIGEAEILEIIDHHRLGSLETVSPVYFRNQPLGCTSTIIYQMYQEQRVEIPKEIAGLLLSAIISDTLMFRSPTCTPLDKSVAKRLAEIADVDIEDHAKKMFRAGSDFKNKTTEEIFYQDFKIFHTEDCDFGVAQISAMSGEELEQIGEQLRPFLPQVLGEKRLNMVYVMLTDILEESSKIIFAGEDAGKILAHAFKKQEDADGILLDGIISRKKQMIPTLMNEMSERV, encoded by the coding sequence ATGAGTACAGAATCAAAGAAAGTGTGGGTCGTGGGGCATAAGAATCCGGATACGGATTCGATATGCGCCGCGATTTCTTATGCATATCTGAAAAACCAGAGCGGGGACAAGAAGACTTATGTGGCAAAGCGTGCGGGCGCGGTGAATGAGGAGACCCGCTACGTGTTAGAGCGCTTTGGCGTGGAGGAACCGCCGCTTGTGACCTATGCCGGTGCACAGATCAAGGATATCAATATCCGCAAGACGGCCGGTGTCAGCAATCAGATTTCGCTGAAACGGGCATGGGAGCTGATGAAAAAGCTGGAGGTTGTAACGCTTCCGGTCACCAATCAGTTCGGCAAGCTGGAAGGTGTGATCGTCACCAAGGATATTGCGACGTCCTACATGGACGTGCTGGACAACTGCGTGCTCTCAAAAGCGCGCACACAGTACAAGACGATTGCGGAGACGATCGACGGTGAGGTCTACGCCGGGAATGAGCATGCACATTTTGTGCGCGGAAAAGTTGTGATTGCAACCTCCAACCCGGAATACATGGCGGATTATATCGAGGATGACGATCTGGTGATCCTAGGCGACCGCGAGGAGGCGCAGATGCAGGCGATCCGGTCGAACGCGAGCTGCATCATCATCGGCGGAGGTCTCGAGGTGGCGGAAGAAGTCAAAAAGCTTGCGGAGAAGCGGGACTGCGTGATTATCACAACGCCGTTCGACACATTTTCCGTGGCGCGTCTGATCAATCAGAGTATGCCGATCAAGCAGTACATGACCAGACGGGAGCTCGTCACGTTTGACATTGACGATTATGTGGACGACGTCAAGGATGTCATGTCGCGGGTGCGCCACAGAGATTTCCCGGTGCTCGGCTCAAACGGCAACTACGTCGGAATGATTTCCAGACGTAACCTCATGAATATGCAGAAAAAACAGATCATTCTTGTCGACCACAACGAGAAGTCACAGGCGGTGGACGGAATCGGAGAGGCGGAGATCTTAGAGATCATCGACCATCACAGACTGGGAAGCTTAGAGACCGTATCGCCGGTTTATTTCCGGAATCAGCCGCTCGGCTGTACCTCGACAATTATCTATCAGATGTATCAGGAACAGAGGGTGGAGATTCCGAAAGAGATCGCGGGACTTTTGCTCTCGGCGATCATTTCCGACACGCTGATGTTTCGCTCACCGACCTGCACGCCGCTTGACAAGAGCGTTGCAAAGCGGCTCGCAGAGATTGCGGATGTGGATATTGAGGATCATGCGAAGAAAATGTTCCGCGCCGGAAGTGATTTCAAGAACAAGACGACCGAAGAGATTTTCTATCAGGATTTTAAGATTTTCCACACGGAAGACTGTGATTTCGGTGTTGCCCAGATCAGCGCCATGAGCGGAGAGGAATTAGAACAGATCGGAGAACAGCTCCGCCCGTTCCTGCCGCAGGTGCTCGGCGAGAAGCGTTTAAATATGGTATATGTCATGCTGACGGATATTTTGGAGGAATCTTCCAAGATTATATTTGCGGGGGAGGATGCCGGAAAAATTCTGGCGCATGCGTTCAAGAAGCAGGAGGATGCGGATGGCATCCTGTTGGACGGCATTATCTCACGTAAGAAACAGATGATACCTACACTCATGAATGAGATGTCAGAGCGAGTATAG
- a CDS encoding MATE family efflux transporter encodes MTKDMTEGAIPPLLVGFTIPLVLGNLFQLFYNAVDSMIVGKFVGETALAAVGTSSPLMTLAILFISGMCMGAGVLMGMHYGAKDYDVLERQISSTMIGGLMFSVLLSAVCVFLTPWLLRLIRTQEEVLPIATGYLRIIFCGLIFTFIYNFYASTLRALGDSRSPLYFLMISAALNVAGDLFFVVVLGWGSNGCAFSTVLSEALCCLLCGLYIKKKVKILCLGRKWRVFDRRLFYKTVQFGWVSAMQQATVQLGKIGIQAIVNTMGISVMAAFAVVNRIDDFAYTPEQNIAHAMTALLAQNKGAGKKERIREGFRCGLWIEMIYALFICVVCFVFARPLMKLFVTDEEVISLGVIYLHAIAVMYFLPAATNGIQGYFRGMGDLKVTLSSSFINMGVRVAAAIPLVFSMKLGIVALPVAYLIGWLAMLAAETPLLFRRKE; translated from the coding sequence ATGACAAAGGATATGACGGAAGGAGCGATACCGCCTCTTCTGGTAGGTTTTACAATTCCACTTGTTCTCGGAAATCTGTTTCAGCTTTTCTACAATGCGGTCGACAGTATGATTGTCGGAAAATTTGTGGGGGAGACGGCGCTTGCCGCGGTCGGTACGAGCAGTCCGCTGATGACGCTTGCGATTCTGTTTATCAGTGGCATGTGCATGGGAGCAGGCGTTCTGATGGGAATGCACTACGGCGCAAAGGATTATGATGTCCTGGAGCGGCAGATCAGTTCGACCATGATCGGCGGGCTGATGTTTTCCGTCCTGCTTTCAGCCGTCTGCGTTTTTCTGACGCCGTGGCTGCTTCGGCTGATAAGGACGCAGGAGGAAGTGCTTCCGATTGCTACGGGGTACCTCCGCATTATTTTCTGCGGACTGATCTTTACGTTTATTTACAACTTTTATGCGAGCACATTGCGGGCACTTGGCGACAGCAGATCGCCGCTTTATTTTCTGATGATCAGCGCTGCACTCAATGTGGCGGGAGACCTGTTTTTCGTGGTGGTGCTAGGCTGGGGCAGCAACGGATGTGCCTTTTCGACGGTGCTAAGCGAGGCACTCTGCTGTCTGCTGTGCGGGCTATATATTAAGAAAAAGGTAAAGATTCTCTGCCTGGGGCGCAAGTGGCGCGTGTTTGACCGGAGGTTATTTTATAAGACGGTGCAGTTTGGCTGGGTGAGCGCCATGCAGCAGGCGACGGTACAGCTCGGCAAGATCGGAATCCAGGCGATTGTCAATACAATGGGAATCTCTGTCATGGCGGCGTTTGCAGTCGTAAACCGCATTGATGATTTTGCCTACACTCCGGAGCAGAATATCGCCCATGCGATGACCGCGCTGCTGGCACAGAACAAAGGTGCCGGCAAAAAGGAGCGGATCCGGGAGGGATTCCGTTGCGGGCTGTGGATCGAGATGATCTATGCGCTCTTTATCTGTGTGGTCTGCTTTGTGTTTGCGCGTCCGCTGATGAAGCTGTTTGTGACGGATGAGGAGGTGATCTCCCTGGGAGTGATCTATCTGCATGCGATTGCGGTGATGTATTTTCTGCCGGCGGCCACAAACGGGATTCAGGGATATTTTCGCGGAATGGGCGACCTCAAGGTGACGCTCAGCAGCAGTTTTATCAACATGGGAGTGCGGGTGGCGGCAGCCATTCCGCTGGTATTTTCCATGAAACTTGGAATTGTGGCACTGCCGGTTGCCTACCTGATCGGATGGCTGGCAATGCTGGCGGCGGAGACACCATTGCTTTTCCGCCGGAAAGAGTGA
- a CDS encoding DNA-deoxyinosine glycosylase has protein sequence MEYTHVTHTFGPVYDDASRILILGSFPSVKSREQQFYYGHPQNRFWKVLAAVFEDTLPETIPQKKAFLLEHHIALWDVIASCDIAGSSDSSIRNVTANDMEVILKTADIRRICANGDTAYRLFSKYCLTAEMPEVKKLPSTSPANAAWNLERLTQCWAQELLL, from the coding sequence ATGGAATATACGCATGTGACACATACGTTTGGACCTGTTTATGACGATGCATCCCGGATTCTGATTCTGGGATCCTTTCCGTCTGTAAAGTCGAGAGAACAGCAGTTTTATTACGGTCATCCGCAGAACCGTTTCTGGAAAGTGCTGGCAGCGGTCTTTGAGGATACGCTGCCGGAGACGATTCCGCAGAAAAAGGCGTTTTTGTTAGAGCACCATATTGCGCTGTGGGATGTCATTGCCTCCTGTGACATTGCAGGATCATCGGACAGTTCGATCCGCAATGTGACGGCGAATGACATGGAAGTGATCTTAAAGACGGCGGACATCCGGCGCATCTGTGCCAACGGGGATACGGCGTACCGCCTGTTTTCTAAATATTGTCTGACCGCGGAGATGCCGGAAGTAAAAAAGCTGCCGTCTACGAGTCCTGCCAATGCCGCATGGAATTTAGAGCGGCTGACACAGTGTTGGGCGCAGGAACTTTTGCTGTAA